From Gemmatimonadales bacterium, a single genomic window includes:
- the serS gene encoding serine--tRNA ligase, producing the protein MLDPRLFRDAEAFAALRAQLAARGAGPELDALLAKLRGLAERRRVAIGEADAVKAELNAKSREVGERKKRGEDAAPLLATLGELSARADAVAAGAAEAEAAFEAALAFVPNVTAADVPAGDASHNVVVRTWGEPVEPQPWHRPHWDIGQALGLFQLERGAALAGSGFPLLVGAGARLERALVAFMLDLHTFEHGYTEVAPPFVVNRACMTGTGQLPKYEDDMYRTSDDLFLVPTAEVPVTNLHRGEVLAGEELPKKYVAYTPCFRREAGAHGADTRGLTRVHQFDKVELVRLERAEASAAAHEELTRHAETVLQRLGLAYRVVLIAAGDMGFANHRQYDLEVWAPGARKWLEVSSCSTYRDFQARRMNTRYRPARGAKPEFVHTLNGSALALPRTVIALLESGQQPDGSVRLPPALAPSLGVDRLEASAR; encoded by the coding sequence GTGCTCGATCCCAGGCTGTTCCGAGACGCGGAGGCTTTCGCGGCCCTGCGCGCCCAGCTGGCGGCGCGCGGCGCGGGCCCGGAGCTGGACGCGCTGCTGGCGAAGCTGCGCGGGCTGGCGGAGCGCCGCCGCGTGGCGATCGGCGAGGCCGACGCGGTCAAGGCCGAGCTCAACGCCAAGAGCCGCGAGGTGGGGGAGCGGAAGAAGCGCGGCGAGGACGCCGCGCCGCTGCTGGCGACGCTGGGCGAGCTGTCGGCCCGCGCCGACGCGGTGGCGGCCGGCGCGGCGGAGGCGGAGGCGGCGTTCGAGGCGGCGCTGGCCTTCGTGCCGAACGTCACCGCGGCCGACGTGCCGGCGGGCGACGCGAGCCACAACGTCGTGGTGCGGACGTGGGGCGAGCCGGTGGAGCCGCAGCCGTGGCACCGGCCGCACTGGGACATCGGCCAGGCGCTGGGGCTGTTCCAGCTGGAGCGCGGGGCGGCGCTGGCCGGCTCGGGGTTTCCGCTGCTCGTGGGCGCGGGCGCGCGGCTGGAGCGGGCGCTGGTGGCCTTCATGCTCGACCTGCACACCTTCGAGCACGGGTACACGGAGGTGGCGCCGCCGTTCGTGGTGAACCGCGCGTGCATGACGGGCACGGGGCAGCTGCCCAAGTACGAGGACGACATGTACCGCACGTCGGACGACCTGTTCCTGGTGCCGACGGCGGAGGTGCCGGTCACCAACCTCCACCGCGGCGAGGTGCTGGCGGGCGAGGAGCTGCCCAAGAAGTACGTGGCCTACACGCCCTGCTTCCGCCGCGAGGCGGGCGCGCACGGCGCCGACACGCGGGGGCTGACGCGGGTGCACCAGTTCGACAAGGTGGAGCTGGTGCGCCTCGAGCGCGCCGAGGCGAGCGCCGCGGCGCACGAGGAGCTGACCCGCCACGCGGAGACGGTGCTGCAGCGGCTCGGCCTGGCGTACCGCGTGGTCCTGATCGCGGCGGGGGACATGGGGTTCGCGAACCACCGCCAGTACGATCTCGAGGTGTGGGCGCCGGGCGCCCGCAAGTGGCTGGAGGTCTCGAGCTGCAGCACCTACCGGGACTTCCAGGCGCGGCGCATGAACACCCGCTACCGGCCCGCGCGCGGCGCCAAGCCGGAGTTCGTGCACACCCTCAACGGCTCCGCGCTCGCGCTCCCGCGCACCGTGATCGCGCTGCTGGAGAGCGGCCAGCAGCCGGACGGCAGCGTGCGCCTGCCGCCCGCGCTGGCGCCCTCGCTCGGGGTGGACCGCCTTGAGGCCTCCGCGCGCTAG
- a CDS encoding sugar phosphate nucleotidyltransferase, whose translation MRWAVVLAGGVGSRFWPVSTAERPKQLLALAGARPLVADAVARLLPLIAAERVLVVGSGRLQGALRRALPELAADNVLAEPVAASTAPALAWATTRAAAADPGASVLSVHADWTVADPEAFRAAAAAALELAEVEGALVTVGAPPTRPEVGYGYVVPGKRIGAGPARRIERFVEKPDAAEAARLIAAGALWNTGMFAWTAARFRAECVRHAPELAGGLAALDRGDVEGFYRAATPVSVDVALYERTARGAVLPGDFGWDDVGSWAALSRVRAADARGNVAVGSAFAADAANCIVWSEDGAIVLDGVSDLVVVCSRGVTLVTTRERAPHLKELLARLPPGLASEGGAPEGDRR comes from the coding sequence ATGCGCTGGGCCGTGGTCCTGGCCGGCGGCGTGGGCTCGCGGTTCTGGCCGGTGTCCACGGCGGAGCGGCCCAAGCAGCTGCTGGCGCTGGCGGGCGCGCGGCCCCTGGTGGCCGACGCCGTCGCCCGCCTGCTCCCGCTCATCGCGGCCGAGCGCGTTTTGGTCGTGGGCTCCGGCCGGCTGCAGGGCGCCCTGCGCCGGGCCCTTCCCGAGCTGGCGGCGGACAACGTGCTGGCCGAGCCGGTCGCCGCCTCCACGGCGCCGGCCCTGGCCTGGGCCACGACGCGGGCCGCCGCGGCCGATCCGGGCGCCAGCGTCCTGAGCGTGCATGCCGACTGGACCGTGGCGGATCCCGAGGCGTTCCGCGCGGCCGCCGCCGCCGCGCTCGAGCTCGCCGAGGTCGAGGGCGCGCTGGTGACGGTCGGCGCGCCGCCCACCCGGCCCGAGGTCGGGTACGGCTACGTCGTCCCCGGCAAGCGCATCGGCGCCGGACCGGCGCGCCGCATCGAGCGGTTCGTCGAGAAGCCGGACGCCGCGGAGGCGGCCCGGTTGATCGCCGCCGGCGCGCTGTGGAACACGGGGATGTTCGCGTGGACCGCGGCGCGGTTCCGCGCCGAGTGCGTGCGCCACGCGCCGGAGCTGGCGGGCGGCCTGGCGGCGCTCGACCGGGGCGACGTCGAGGGGTTCTATCGCGCCGCGACGCCGGTGAGCGTGGACGTCGCGCTGTACGAGCGCACCGCCCGTGGCGCCGTGCTGCCCGGCGACTTCGGGTGGGACGACGTCGGCTCGTGGGCCGCCCTGTCGCGCGTGCGCGCGGCCGACGCGCGCGGCAACGTGGCGGTCGGGTCCGCCTTCGCCGCGGACGCCGCGAACTGCATCGTCTGGAGCGAGGACGGCGCGATCGTCCTCGACGGCGTGTCGGACCTCGTCGTGGTGTGCTCGCGCGGCGTCACGCTGGTCACCACGCGCGAGCGCGCCCCGCACCTCAAGGAGCTGTTGGCCCGGCTGCCGCCGGGGCTCGCGAGCGAAGGCGGCGCGCCGGAAGGAGACCGCCGATGA
- a CDS encoding Asp-tRNA(Asn)/Glu-tRNA(Gln) amidotransferase subunit GatC — MSVTRKDVEKIAALAELAVDDQAAAELERQLTRIVDYFAQLGEVTDDAAAGDARAARLRRDEIGPDSLTRAPKDIAPAFHGGLFTVPRLGELDRGDDVP, encoded by the coding sequence ATGAGCGTGACCCGGAAGGACGTCGAGAAGATCGCGGCCCTGGCCGAGCTGGCGGTGGACGACCAGGCGGCGGCGGAGCTGGAGCGCCAGCTCACCCGCATCGTGGACTACTTCGCGCAGCTGGGCGAGGTGACCGACGACGCGGCGGCGGGCGACGCCCGTGCGGCGCGCCTGCGGCGCGACGAGATCGGCCCTGATTCGCTGACCCGCGCGCCGAAGGACATCGCCCCCGCCTTCCACGGCGGGCTGTTCACGGTGCCGCGGCTGGGCGAGCTGGACCGCGGAGACGACGTGCCGTGA
- a CDS encoding response regulator encodes MPTPHHLLVIDDEPFIGRIVRLEFERGPYQVSIAHDGEEGLRFLRDHDDVDLVLLDVNLPARSGLDLLAEARADPRLSRVPFIVLTAAGQSATAERADALGAAGFVTKPFSPKKLLRQVAAILGDDVGGGTTA; translated from the coding sequence GTGCCAACGCCGCACCATCTCCTCGTCATCGACGACGAACCCTTCATCGGACGCATCGTGCGCCTGGAATTCGAGCGCGGCCCCTACCAGGTCTCCATCGCCCACGACGGCGAGGAGGGGCTGCGGTTCCTGCGCGACCACGACGACGTGGACCTGGTGCTCCTCGACGTCAACCTGCCGGCGCGCTCCGGCCTCGACCTGCTGGCGGAGGCGCGCGCCGATCCGCGCCTCAGCCGCGTGCCGTTCATCGTGCTCACCGCCGCCGGCCAGAGCGCCACGGCCGAGCGCGCGGACGCGCTCGGGGCCGCCGGGTTCGTGACCAAGCCCTTCTCGCCCAAGAAGCTGCTCCGCCAGGTCGCCGCCATCCTGGGCGACGACGTGGGCGGCGGGACGACGGCCTGA
- a CDS encoding HAMP domain-containing sensor histidine kinase produces MRRARWLRRPETVWLLAALAGALTLVSAYLTADHLSEDAHRASELYARVFTGLGDSSEYGATDALFGLATQIRRQGIPLVVTDQHGVPTDTANLPAPMAFDSPALRAFVVSLDRDNPPLTEISGRTVHVGALPVRARLRLIFVLELATVAGLAGVAVLAHRASVRAARDRVWVAMARESAHQLGTPLTSLAGWIDRLRDGADRRDEIAWHLAGDYERLDRVARRFERIGQPPRRDNVDVAAVADAVGSYFRPRLPTLAHRIALEVRSDGTPAGVEGDALLLEWALEALVRNAVDALKGRGGTIEVAVASEPDGVVVTVTDDGPGVARELRHRLFTAGATTKEGGWGLGLALARRVVEEGHGGRLVLEPSEAGARFALHLPRELPAG; encoded by the coding sequence GTGCGCCGGGCGAGGTGGCTGCGCCGCCCGGAGACGGTGTGGCTGCTGGCGGCGCTCGCCGGCGCGCTCACGCTGGTCTCCGCGTACCTCACGGCCGATCACTTGAGCGAGGACGCGCACCGCGCCTCCGAGCTGTACGCGCGCGTGTTCACGGGGCTGGGCGACTCCAGCGAATACGGGGCGACCGACGCGCTGTTCGGCCTCGCGACCCAGATCCGCCGGCAGGGCATTCCGCTGGTCGTCACCGATCAGCACGGCGTCCCGACCGACACCGCCAACCTCCCGGCGCCGATGGCGTTCGACTCCCCGGCGCTCCGAGCCTTCGTGGTCTCGCTCGACCGCGACAACCCGCCCCTGACCGAGATCAGCGGCCGCACCGTCCACGTGGGAGCGCTGCCGGTCCGGGCCCGCCTGCGGCTGATCTTCGTCCTGGAGCTGGCCACGGTCGCCGGGCTGGCGGGCGTCGCGGTGCTGGCGCACCGCGCCTCGGTGCGCGCCGCCCGCGACCGCGTGTGGGTCGCGATGGCGCGGGAATCGGCGCACCAGCTCGGCACCCCGCTCACCTCGCTGGCCGGATGGATCGACCGGCTGCGCGACGGGGCCGACCGGCGCGACGAGATCGCCTGGCACCTGGCCGGCGACTACGAGCGCCTCGACCGGGTGGCCCGGCGGTTCGAGCGGATCGGCCAACCGCCGCGGCGCGACAACGTGGACGTCGCGGCCGTGGCCGACGCCGTGGGCTCCTACTTCCGGCCGCGGCTGCCGACGCTGGCGCACCGCATCGCGCTGGAGGTCCGCTCCGACGGCACGCCGGCGGGGGTTGAGGGCGACGCGCTGCTGCTCGAGTGGGCGCTCGAGGCGCTGGTCCGCAACGCGGTGGACGCGCTCAAGGGGCGCGGCGGCACCATCGAGGTCGCGGTCGCGAGCGAGCCCGACGGGGTGGTGGTGACCGTGACCGACGACGGCCCGGGCGTGGCTCGCGAGCTCCGGCACCGGCTGTTCACCGCGGGCGCGACCACCAAGGAGGGCGGCTGGGGGCTCGGGCTGGCCCTCGCCCGCCGGGTGGTCGAGGAGGGCCACGGCGGCCGGCTGGTGCTCGAGCCGTCCGAGGCCGGGGCGCGGTTCGCGCTGCACCTGCCGCGCGAGCTCCCCGCCGGATGA
- a CDS encoding putative sugar nucleotidyl transferase, giving the protein MSVQLFLYDAPEDLPLFLPFSLTRPLGELRYGAFLLRERWSARLSLPVTGYLTPHQHLREFVEPGAPVVVAGPGEKNEPRLLLRSTFVPAADLGRNASPAEPVRFVDGGGATVGYALPRRADWPGFDAAAAWHQVPLAGKRLGGVWELVGDLNTVLRADLEHVRPEQGAATIPRGAVVLGDPALAFVGEATLEPQVVLDVRNGPIMLAPGVEVRAFARLVGPLAVARDTRILGGQVSGSAVGPKCVVNGEVSATLFLGYANKAHDGFLGHSVVGRWVNLGAGTTNSNLKNTYGPVRVSLGGARHETGLMFMGSLIGDHVKTAIGTMLPTGCVIGVGANLFGTARPPSEVPPFAWGLDEPGALLECGRFVEIAARVMPRRDVAVDQGTRRYLAAVWGAATGRAPCG; this is encoded by the coding sequence ATGAGCGTTCAGCTGTTCCTGTACGACGCGCCCGAGGACCTGCCCCTGTTCCTCCCGTTCTCGCTCACCCGTCCGCTGGGCGAGCTGAGGTACGGCGCGTTCCTGCTGCGCGAGCGCTGGTCGGCGCGGCTGAGCCTGCCGGTGACCGGGTACCTGACGCCGCACCAGCACCTGCGCGAGTTCGTCGAGCCCGGCGCGCCGGTGGTGGTCGCGGGCCCGGGGGAGAAGAACGAGCCGCGGCTCCTGCTGCGCTCCACCTTCGTGCCCGCCGCGGACCTGGGCCGCAACGCGTCGCCCGCCGAGCCGGTGCGGTTCGTGGACGGCGGCGGCGCCACGGTCGGCTACGCGCTCCCCCGGCGGGCCGACTGGCCGGGGTTCGACGCCGCCGCCGCCTGGCACCAGGTCCCGCTCGCGGGCAAGCGCCTGGGCGGAGTCTGGGAGCTGGTGGGCGACCTCAACACCGTGCTGCGGGCCGACCTCGAGCACGTGCGGCCCGAGCAGGGCGCGGCCACCATCCCGCGCGGCGCCGTGGTGCTCGGCGACCCGGCGCTCGCGTTCGTGGGCGAGGCCACGCTCGAGCCGCAGGTCGTGCTGGACGTGCGCAACGGTCCGATCATGCTCGCCCCCGGCGTCGAGGTGCGCGCCTTCGCGCGGCTGGTGGGCCCGCTCGCCGTCGCGCGTGACACGCGCATCCTCGGCGGCCAGGTCTCGGGCAGCGCCGTCGGGCCGAAGTGCGTGGTGAACGGCGAGGTGTCGGCCACCCTGTTCCTGGGCTACGCCAACAAGGCCCACGACGGCTTCCTCGGCCACTCGGTGGTGGGCCGGTGGGTCAACCTCGGCGCCGGCACGACCAACTCCAACCTCAAGAACACCTACGGCCCGGTGCGGGTGAGCCTCGGAGGCGCGCGCCACGAGACCGGGCTGATGTTCATGGGCTCGCTGATCGGCGACCACGTGAAGACTGCGATCGGCACCATGCTGCCCACCGGGTGCGTCATCGGGGTCGGCGCGAACCTGTTCGGCACGGCGCGGCCGCCGAGCGAGGTGCCGCCGTTCGCGTGGGGGCTCGACGAGCCGGGGGCGCTGCTGGAGTGCGGCCGGTTCGTCGAGATCGCGGCGCGCGTGATGCCGCGCCGCGACGTGGCGGTGGACCAGGGCACGCGGCGCTACCTCGCCGCGGTGTGGGGCGCCGCCACCGGCCGGGCGCCGTGCGGCTGA
- a CDS encoding roadblock/LC7 domain-containing protein: protein MPTIRDVVQVLARREGVDAVIVLGDDGLPIDSQVADGLDSEAVAAHLPAVLQACEELGRNARRGELTTGVLEYAEGFAVVANLSVDAKLLILLRPRTNLGPLLYDLTRHRAKIARLL from the coding sequence ATGCCGACAATTCGCGACGTCGTGCAGGTGCTCGCGCGCCGCGAGGGGGTGGATGCCGTCATCGTGCTCGGCGACGACGGCCTGCCCATCGACAGCCAGGTCGCCGACGGGCTCGACTCGGAGGCCGTGGCCGCCCACCTGCCGGCTGTGCTCCAGGCCTGCGAGGAGCTGGGCCGCAACGCCCGGCGCGGCGAGCTCACCACCGGCGTGCTCGAGTACGCCGAGGGCTTCGCGGTCGTGGCCAACCTCTCGGTCGACGCCAAGCTCCTGATCCTGCTCCGGCCGCGCACCAACCTCGGACCGCTGCTCTACGATCTCACGCGCCATCGCGCGAAGATCGCCCGGCTGCTCTAG
- a CDS encoding MBL fold metallo-hydrolase, whose amino-acid sequence MRLTVLGSGSRGNAVLVESGGGALLVDAGFSLRDLARRLAVAGGDPARLVGIVLTHEHGDHARGASAAAAAWGVPLLASAGTLAALAPRLKPGTETRPLAAGARQRCGGFALRSFPTAHDASDAIMLVVEDGDGRRVGVAYDVGTPTAALRHACRELDALVLETNHDEVMLRASGYPPAVRARIAGHGGHLSNSEAARLVADVAHAGLAVVVLAHLSDRCNTPELALGAVARALKGTAFRGRLLVARQDAPLPALEVGAELEQLALPLPGGR is encoded by the coding sequence GTGCGGCTGACCGTCCTCGGCTCCGGGAGCCGCGGCAACGCGGTGCTGGTGGAGTCCGGCGGCGGCGCGCTCCTGGTGGACGCCGGCTTCTCGCTGCGCGACCTGGCGCGCCGCCTGGCGGTGGCGGGCGGCGACCCGGCGCGCCTGGTGGGCATCGTCCTCACCCACGAGCACGGCGACCACGCGCGGGGCGCGAGCGCGGCGGCCGCCGCCTGGGGCGTGCCGCTGCTGGCCAGCGCGGGGACCCTGGCCGCGCTCGCGCCCCGCCTCAAGCCCGGGACCGAGACCCGCCCGCTGGCGGCCGGCGCGCGCCAGCGGTGCGGCGGCTTCGCGCTGCGCTCCTTCCCCACGGCGCACGACGCGAGCGACGCCATCATGCTGGTGGTCGAGGACGGCGACGGCCGGAGGGTGGGCGTCGCCTACGACGTCGGCACGCCGACCGCGGCGCTGCGCCACGCCTGCCGCGAGCTGGACGCCCTGGTGCTGGAGACCAACCACGACGAGGTGATGCTCCGCGCCAGCGGCTATCCGCCGGCGGTCCGGGCGCGCATCGCCGGCCACGGCGGGCACCTGTCCAACAGCGAGGCGGCCCGGCTGGTGGCCGACGTGGCGCACGCCGGCCTGGCCGTAGTGGTGCTCGCCCACCTGTCCGACCGGTGCAACACGCCCGAGCTGGCCCTGGGCGCGGTGGCCCGCGCGCTCAAGGGCACCGCGTTCCGCGGCCGGCTGCTCGTCGCGCGCCAGGACGCCCCGCTGCCGGCCCTCGAAGTCGGCGCGGAGCTGGAGCAGCTCGCGCTACCCCTGCCCGGCGGGCGCTGA
- a CDS encoding UvrD-helicase domain-containing protein, protein MIGVALNEPQQEAVAHVAGPMLVLAGAGSGKTRVLTVRLARLIDEHGVDPRHILAVTFTNKAAGEMKARVAQLLGAEPDGLWIGTFHAICARLLRREAPSLGFSRSFTIYDEDDVEALVRRLVDDLGLPPRLYGGRVVRHEISRAKNAMVGPEAYAQEAADPYHANVARVYAAMEAALRRANAMDFDDLLLHPLTLFAQRPATLEHYRARFRFLLVDEYQDTNRAQYLFLKSLAGEGGNLFVVGDDDQSIYGWRGADLRNILEFQRDFPGARLVRLEQNYRSTSAILEAANSVIAPNRGRLGKTLFTRREGGEPITVVTAADERDEAEWLVREFQARVRRGAHAYDEMAVLLRTNAQTRAFEDELRRSAVPYRVVGAVSFYERREVKDLLAHLRLVANADDDAAFRRAVGAPRRGIGEQSLEVLSRQAAQWGWSLARTAEAAGRVAELRPKAREGLEQFARELAAARRELAALQPAEALRAIVARTGFERYLLEEDETGPERVENVAELVTAAAAWSEEYGAEQMADGEGGRADDRNRLPDGEDAKAADPAAPVPEGESGESPIQRFLAQTALTGNSEIERGENGVTLMTLHAAKGLEFPVVAIAGLEEGLFPLSRADTPEALEEERRLCYVGVTRAKDKVFLTYATARRRGGELRAGFPSRFLDDVPPALAEQRVTRPSWGLAREPRRRPAPAAGRSLALVGAEEPDAAEVSDDAPAYRTGERVRHRRFGSGTIRRVEGRGRDLKVAVEFDDETVGLKQLLAAYAGLERDWV, encoded by the coding sequence ATGATCGGGGTCGCGCTCAACGAGCCGCAGCAGGAGGCGGTCGCCCACGTCGCCGGCCCGATGCTGGTGCTGGCGGGCGCCGGCTCGGGCAAGACCCGCGTCCTGACCGTGCGCCTGGCGCGCCTCATCGACGAGCACGGCGTCGACCCGCGCCACATCCTGGCCGTGACCTTCACCAACAAGGCGGCCGGGGAGATGAAGGCCCGGGTCGCGCAGCTCCTGGGCGCGGAGCCCGACGGCCTGTGGATCGGGACCTTCCACGCCATCTGCGCGCGGCTGCTGCGGCGCGAGGCGCCTTCGCTCGGTTTCTCCCGCAGCTTCACGATCTACGACGAGGACGACGTGGAGGCGCTGGTCCGGCGCCTGGTGGACGACCTCGGCCTGCCGCCGCGGTTGTACGGCGGGCGCGTGGTGCGGCACGAGATCTCGCGCGCCAAGAACGCGATGGTGGGCCCGGAGGCCTACGCGCAGGAGGCTGCCGACCCCTACCACGCCAACGTCGCGAGGGTGTATGCCGCGATGGAGGCCGCGCTGCGGCGCGCCAACGCGATGGACTTCGACGACCTGCTGCTGCACCCGTTGACGCTGTTCGCCCAGCGGCCGGCCACGCTCGAGCACTACCGCGCGCGGTTCCGGTTCCTGCTCGTGGACGAGTACCAGGACACCAACCGCGCGCAGTACCTGTTCCTGAAGTCGCTGGCGGGCGAGGGCGGCAACCTGTTCGTGGTGGGGGACGACGATCAGTCCATCTACGGCTGGCGCGGCGCCGACCTCCGGAACATCCTCGAGTTCCAGCGCGACTTCCCGGGGGCGCGGCTGGTGCGGCTGGAGCAGAACTACCGCTCGACCAGTGCCATCCTCGAGGCGGCGAACAGCGTGATCGCGCCCAACCGCGGCCGGCTGGGCAAGACGCTGTTCACGCGCCGGGAGGGCGGGGAGCCGATCACGGTGGTGACCGCCGCCGACGAGCGCGACGAGGCGGAGTGGCTGGTGCGCGAGTTCCAGGCGCGGGTGCGCCGCGGCGCGCACGCGTACGACGAGATGGCCGTGCTGCTGCGGACCAACGCGCAGACGCGCGCCTTCGAGGACGAGCTGCGGCGCTCGGCCGTGCCGTACCGGGTGGTGGGCGCAGTGAGCTTCTACGAGCGGCGCGAGGTGAAGGACCTGCTGGCGCACCTCAGGCTGGTGGCGAACGCGGACGACGACGCGGCCTTCCGGCGGGCGGTGGGGGCGCCGCGCCGCGGGATCGGCGAGCAGAGCCTCGAGGTGCTGTCCCGCCAGGCGGCGCAGTGGGGCTGGTCGCTGGCGCGCACGGCCGAGGCGGCCGGCCGCGTGGCGGAGCTGCGGCCGAAGGCGCGCGAGGGGCTGGAGCAGTTCGCGCGCGAGCTGGCGGCGGCCCGCCGCGAGCTGGCGGCGCTGCAGCCGGCGGAGGCGCTGCGCGCGATCGTCGCGCGCACGGGCTTCGAGCGCTATCTGCTCGAGGAGGACGAGACCGGGCCGGAGCGGGTGGAGAACGTGGCCGAGCTGGTGACGGCGGCCGCGGCCTGGTCGGAGGAGTACGGGGCGGAGCAGATGGCTGACGGCGAAGGGGGAAGGGCGGACGACCGGAACCGGTTGCCGGACGGCGAAGACGCCAAGGCGGCAGACCCCGCCGCCCCGGTGCCGGAAGGAGAGAGCGGCGAGAGCCCGATCCAGCGGTTCCTCGCGCAGACGGCGCTCACGGGCAACTCGGAGATCGAGCGCGGCGAGAACGGCGTCACGCTGATGACGCTGCACGCGGCCAAGGGCCTCGAGTTCCCGGTCGTCGCCATCGCGGGACTGGAGGAGGGCCTGTTCCCGCTGTCGCGGGCCGACACGCCGGAGGCCCTGGAGGAGGAGCGCCGCCTCTGCTACGTGGGCGTCACGCGCGCCAAGGACAAGGTGTTCCTGACCTACGCCACCGCGCGGCGCCGGGGCGGGGAGCTGCGGGCGGGGTTCCCGTCGCGGTTCCTGGACGACGTACCGCCCGCGCTGGCGGAGCAGCGGGTGACGCGGCCGTCGTGGGGCCTGGCGCGGGAGCCGCGGCGGCGGCCGGCGCCCGCCGCCGGCCGGTCGCTGGCGCTGGTCGGTGCGGAGGAGCCCGACGCGGCGGAGGTCTCCGACGACGCGCCGGCGTACCGGACCGGCGAGCGGGTGCGGCACCGGCGGTTCGGCAGCGGGACGATCCGGCGGGTGGAGGGCCGGGGGCGCGATCTCAAGGTCGCGGTGGAGTTTGACGACGAGACCGTGGGGCTCAAGCAGCTGCTGGCGGCGTACGCCGGCCTCGAGCGGGACTGGGTGTAG
- a CDS encoding HD domain-containing phosphohydrolase: MSDPARFLTSLAQALSTMSLYPEGHPAREGVVDVAYGNLQVLQKVDRRVSFSFLGDDVVFGDRPMRELRGWDWSNRLAGAGIQRVEFETEVTREEFESFLTQLMAKLTLFAVQQAGEAPRAGGPIKFGAVGIKELGSAPELQTATIALSLHEEAETIQWLHEETQGGSGLPLAEAEAVVRSLAAAMHGDQAVVLPLLELRRYDEYTTTHSLNVCVLAMGLAEWIGLGARDVRAFGVAGLLHDIGKVKIPSEILNKTGRLTPEEREVMNRHPVEGARIIMESHENLDLAAVVAYEHHIMQNGGGYPRLDYPRECHQASKLVHVCDVYDALRTNRPYRSAWPAPKVLDYVEERAGTEFEPDVARRFVKMMSEWEPRQAALDDQTPVVDMHALPLAPSASAAPGSSAPAGQG, from the coding sequence GTGAGCGACCCGGCCCGCTTCCTGACGTCGCTGGCGCAGGCGCTGTCCACGATGTCGCTGTATCCGGAGGGACACCCCGCACGGGAGGGCGTCGTCGACGTCGCCTACGGCAACCTGCAGGTGCTCCAGAAGGTCGACCGCCGGGTGTCGTTCTCGTTCCTGGGCGACGACGTGGTGTTCGGCGACCGGCCGATGCGCGAGCTCAGGGGCTGGGACTGGAGCAACCGCCTCGCCGGGGCCGGGATCCAGCGGGTCGAGTTCGAGACCGAGGTGACCCGGGAGGAGTTCGAGAGCTTCCTCACGCAGCTGATGGCCAAGCTGACGCTGTTCGCGGTGCAGCAGGCGGGGGAGGCGCCGCGGGCGGGCGGTCCCATCAAGTTCGGGGCGGTGGGCATCAAGGAGCTGGGGTCGGCGCCGGAGCTGCAGACCGCCACCATCGCGCTGTCGCTGCACGAGGAGGCCGAGACGATCCAGTGGCTCCACGAGGAGACGCAGGGCGGGAGCGGCCTGCCGCTGGCCGAGGCGGAGGCGGTGGTGCGCTCGCTGGCGGCGGCGATGCACGGCGACCAGGCGGTCGTGCTGCCGCTGCTCGAGCTGCGGCGGTACGACGAGTACACCACCACGCACTCGCTCAACGTGTGCGTGCTGGCGATGGGCCTCGCCGAGTGGATCGGCCTGGGCGCGCGCGACGTCCGCGCGTTCGGCGTCGCGGGGCTGCTGCACGACATCGGGAAGGTCAAGATCCCGTCCGAGATCCTGAACAAGACCGGGCGGCTGACGCCGGAGGAGCGGGAGGTGATGAACCGCCATCCGGTGGAGGGCGCGCGGATCATCATGGAGTCGCACGAGAACCTCGACCTGGCCGCGGTGGTGGCGTACGAGCACCACATCATGCAGAACGGCGGCGGCTACCCCAGGCTGGACTATCCGCGCGAGTGCCACCAGGCCTCCAAGCTGGTGCACGTGTGCGACGTGTACGACGCCCTGCGCACCAACCGGCCCTACCGCTCCGCGTGGCCGGCCCCGAAGGTGCTCGACTACGTGGAGGAGCGCGCGGGGACGGAGTTCGAGCCGGACGTCGCGCGGCGGTTCGTGAAGATGATGTCGGAGTGGGAGCCGCGGCAGGCCGCGCTCGACGACCAGACGCCGGTCGTGGACATGCACGCGCTGCCGCTGGCGCCGTCGGCGTCCGCGGCCCCCGGCAGTTCAGCGCCCGCCGGGCAGGGGTAG